The Candidatus Binatota bacterium genome has a window encoding:
- a CDS encoding DNA polymerase III subunit epsilon produces the protein MKGDFVYVDLETTGTRAVADRVTEVALIRVHDGKELRRWSSLVDPGCPVPSFITGLTGISDEMVREAPSFVDLADDLLEMLDGAVLVAHNARFDYGFLRAEFKRANRSFQARTLCTVRLARKLFPGHRSYALSALLERHDLNCAARHRAMGDIEAVLSFVELAERELGRDRVEQEVAALLCLPTLPAGLDSDLVASIPDSPGVYRFYGERRCLLYVGKSVRLRSRVLSHFSSQSATLTDARLARQVRDVEWTETAGELGALLLEARTVKTARPLYNRALKGSARALAVELVEDRDGYLGARLTDDWDPADSERYYGMFRSRKQAEARLDELCLEHELCRRRMRLEKLGPACFGHRLGRCRGACLGQESAQGHNARVRVAMTGLRHKAWPWKGPIGIREHNRAGRMSELHVVDRWRHLATVADEAQWYDNPVLPESRSPDRDVYRLLVQQLFSGAAGAKIEIVQL, from the coding sequence ATGAAAGGCGACTTCGTCTACGTCGATCTCGAAACCACCGGAACCCGCGCGGTCGCCGACCGCGTGACCGAGGTGGCACTCATACGCGTGCACGACGGCAAGGAGCTGCGGCGCTGGTCGAGCCTGGTGGACCCCGGCTGCCCGGTCCCGTCCTTCATCACCGGCCTTACGGGTATAAGCGACGAGATGGTGCGAGAGGCTCCGAGCTTCGTTGACCTGGCCGACGACCTGCTCGAAATGCTCGACGGCGCGGTGCTCGTGGCCCACAACGCGCGCTTCGACTACGGCTTTCTGCGAGCGGAGTTCAAGCGCGCCAACCGAAGCTTCCAAGCCCGCACGCTTTGCACGGTGCGGTTGGCCCGCAAGCTGTTTCCCGGCCACCGCAGCTACGCGCTCAGTGCCCTGCTCGAGCGCCACGACCTCAACTGCGCCGCTCGTCACAGGGCCATGGGAGACATCGAGGCGGTGCTTTCTTTTGTCGAGCTGGCCGAGCGCGAGCTGGGTCGCGACCGGGTCGAGCAGGAAGTCGCCGCCTTGCTCTGCCTGCCAACGCTGCCCGCCGGTCTCGATTCCGACCTGGTGGCTTCGATTCCCGACAGCCCTGGTGTGTACAGGTTCTACGGCGAGCGGCGATGCCTGCTCTACGTGGGCAAGAGCGTGCGGCTGCGCAGCCGGGTGCTGTCGCACTTTTCTTCGCAGAGCGCGACCCTGACCGACGCGAGGCTGGCGCGACAGGTGCGCGACGTAGAGTGGACCGAGACGGCTGGTGAGCTCGGCGCCCTGTTGCTCGAGGCCCGCACCGTCAAGACTGCGCGCCCGCTCTACAACCGCGCGCTCAAGGGAAGCGCGCGCGCACTGGCCGTCGAACTCGTCGAGGACCGCGACGGCTACCTCGGCGCACGTCTCACCGACGACTGGGACCCGGCCGACAGTGAGCGCTACTACGGAATGTTTCGTAGTCGTAAACAGGCCGAGGCCCGCCTGGACGAGTTGTGCCTGGAACACGAACTGTGCAGGCGGCGCATGCGCCTGGAGAAGCTGGGCCCCGCTTGTTTCGGCCACCGCCTGGGACGCTGCCGTGGTGCCTGCCTGGGGCAGGAGAGCGCCCAGGGTCACAACGCGCGCGTGCGCGTGGCCATGACGGGCCTGCGCCACAAGGCCTGGCCGTGGAAGGGGCCCATAGGCATACGCGAGCACAACCGTGCCGGGCGCATGAGCGAACTGCACGTCGTTGATCGCTGGCGCCACCTGGCCACGGTGGCCGACGAGGCCCAGTGGTACGACAACCCGGTGCTGCCCGAAAGCCGTAGCCCCGACCGCGACGTTTATCGTCTGCTGGTGCAGCAACTGTTCTCGGGTGCCGCCGGGGCAAAAATAGAAATAGTCCAGCTCTGA